The following coding sequences lie in one Micromonospora sp. R77 genomic window:
- a CDS encoding VOC family protein, translated as MHNGVQAQVPVLYVADADAARRFYAVFGYSEQRAGGDGESRWSYLQCGELTLLLAAVKPRLVTVELPLLIYLYVDDVAATIERLTAAGYPAQRAGYPEHAPGGECRTTDPDGNTVLFGQRRAVPEHARVAPDGAEARFSLIRQAAEAVSRRGGAPAHCQIGSPRGETCTEPAEVKLADSWGDTVWGCMAHADEALLNARGAFLATEDGQGLAQFLAARHPHSEPTPI; from the coding sequence GTGCATAACGGAGTGCAGGCTCAGGTGCCGGTGCTGTACGTCGCGGACGCCGACGCCGCACGGCGTTTCTACGCGGTGTTCGGCTACTCCGAGCAGCGCGCCGGGGGCGACGGCGAGTCCCGCTGGTCCTACCTCCAGTGCGGGGAGCTGACCCTGCTGCTGGCCGCGGTGAAGCCCCGGCTGGTCACCGTCGAGCTGCCGCTGCTGATCTACCTCTACGTCGACGACGTGGCGGCGACGATCGAGCGCCTCACCGCCGCCGGCTATCCCGCCCAGCGCGCCGGCTATCCCGAGCACGCGCCCGGCGGCGAGTGCCGCACGACCGACCCGGACGGCAACACCGTCCTGTTCGGGCAGCGCCGGGCCGTGCCCGAGCATGCCCGGGTCGCGCCCGACGGCGCCGAGGCCCGCTTCTCGCTGATCCGCCAGGCGGCCGAGGCGGTCAGCCGGCGTGGCGGCGCACCCGCGCACTGCCAGATCGGCAGCCCGCGCGGCGAGACGTGCACCGAGCCGGCCGAGGTGAAGCTCGCCGACTCGTGGGGCGACACGGTCTGGGGCTGCATGGCCCACGCCGACGAGGCGCTGCTCAACGCGCGCGGCGCCTTCCTCGCCACCGAGGACGGCCAGGGACTCGCCCAGTTTCTCGCCGCCCGCCATCCCCATTCGGAGCCCACCCCGATCTGA
- a CDS encoding PP2C family protein-serine/threonine phosphatase: protein MSEKRWSGVDLGKVLRAVEDAAPVEAVEAVTRGIGVDLDALSASFLIADMSGRALVRLAHVPLGGPPGRRRQDEDVATVLPFDGGPPEQALRSQRVQVCPRGDDHLVLAPVTQRGEAIGLLEISLPVEPDEAALAEISRAAHALAFVVIAARRHTDLFEWGQRTTPFNLAAEIQRRLLPSSFTCEAGSFTLSAWLEPAASIGGDTFDYSLARNLLHLSLTDAVGHGVHSALTATLCVGSLRHTRRRGHTLLDQALAANSALIENPPGGFTFATGLLGRLDLRTGVLAMINAGHPTPILVRDGAVHSVALPADAPFGVLRQGSYRTTDVPLRPGDRLVLVTDGMLERGAALLDLSTRLPGLAELHPREVVRVLGDAVLDVAGPTLPDDACLLVLDWHGDHGDNRSTTAGADPHRASALPYV, encoded by the coding sequence GTGAGCGAGAAGCGGTGGAGCGGCGTGGACCTGGGCAAGGTGCTGCGTGCCGTCGAGGACGCCGCTCCGGTCGAGGCGGTGGAGGCGGTCACCCGGGGGATCGGCGTCGACCTCGATGCCCTGTCGGCGTCGTTCCTCATCGCGGACATGAGCGGCCGGGCTCTCGTTCGGCTGGCCCATGTTCCCCTCGGCGGCCCGCCTGGACGGCGCCGGCAGGACGAGGACGTCGCCACCGTGCTGCCCTTCGACGGCGGGCCACCGGAACAGGCACTGCGCTCCCAACGCGTGCAGGTCTGCCCGCGCGGTGATGATCACCTCGTGCTGGCGCCGGTCACCCAGCGGGGCGAGGCGATCGGGCTGCTGGAGATCTCCCTGCCGGTCGAGCCGGACGAGGCCGCGCTGGCCGAGATCTCCCGGGCCGCGCACGCGCTGGCGTTCGTGGTGATCGCCGCCCGCCGGCACACCGACCTGTTCGAGTGGGGTCAGCGGACCACTCCGTTCAACCTGGCCGCCGAGATCCAGCGCCGGCTGCTGCCCTCCTCGTTCACCTGCGAGGCCGGCTCGTTCACCCTTTCGGCGTGGCTGGAGCCGGCGGCCAGCATCGGCGGGGACACCTTCGACTACAGCCTCGCGCGGAACCTGCTGCATCTGAGCCTCACCGACGCCGTGGGGCACGGCGTGCACAGCGCACTGACCGCGACGCTCTGCGTCGGCAGCCTGCGGCACACCCGTCGCCGGGGTCACACGTTGCTGGACCAGGCCCTCGCCGCGAACTCGGCGCTGATCGAGAACCCACCGGGCGGGTTCACCTTCGCTACCGGACTTCTCGGCCGGCTCGATCTGCGCACCGGCGTGCTGGCCATGATCAACGCCGGCCACCCCACCCCGATCCTGGTGCGCGACGGAGCCGTCCACTCCGTCGCGCTGCCGGCCGATGCGCCCTTCGGCGTACTGCGGCAGGGCAGCTACCGCACGACCGACGTGCCGCTGCGCCCCGGCGATCGGCTCGTCCTGGTCACCGACGGCATGCTGGAACGCGGCGCCGCCCTCCTCGACCTGTCCACGCGGCTGCCGGGCCTCGCCGAGCTGCACCCCAGGGAGGTCGTCCGCGTACTCGGCGATGCCGTCCTCGACGTCGCCGGCCCCACCCTGCCCGACGACGCCTGCCTGCTCGTCCTCGACTGGCACGGCGACCACGGCGACAACCGCTCCACCACGGCCGGCGCCGACCCGCACCGGGCCAGTGCCCTCCCGTACGTCTGA
- a CDS encoding dihydrofolate reductase family protein, with the protein MPDTTCHMSISLDGFVAGPDQSREHPLGKRGQELHGWHIGDPRATEADRVATEWLMRPRGAYVMGRNMFGPIRGDWDEEWTGWWGPEPPYHAPVFVLTHHERDPIRMAGGTTFHFVTGGFDAAYSAACRAAGEKGVDIAGGASTVRQALIAGVIDEFTLDIAPVLLGSGERLFDGVESFGFAPVEVLHSPLTTHIRYRRVS; encoded by the coding sequence GTGCCGGACACCACCTGCCACATGTCGATCTCGCTGGACGGCTTCGTCGCCGGGCCGGACCAGAGCCGCGAGCACCCCCTGGGCAAGCGGGGGCAGGAGCTGCACGGCTGGCACATCGGCGACCCGCGAGCCACCGAGGCCGACCGGGTCGCGACCGAGTGGCTCATGCGCCCCCGGGGCGCGTACGTGATGGGTCGGAACATGTTCGGCCCGATCCGCGGGGACTGGGACGAGGAATGGACGGGGTGGTGGGGCCCCGAACCGCCGTACCACGCGCCGGTGTTCGTGCTGACCCATCACGAACGTGACCCGATCCGGATGGCGGGTGGGACGACCTTCCACTTCGTCACCGGCGGCTTCGACGCGGCCTACTCGGCCGCGTGCCGGGCCGCCGGGGAGAAGGGTGTGGACATCGCCGGCGGGGCTTCCACCGTCCGACAGGCACTGATCGCCGGCGTGATCGACGAGTTCACCCTCGACATCGCACCGGTCCTGCTCGGGTCGGGCGAGCGCCTCTTCGACGGGGTGGAGTCCTTCGGCTTCGCACCCGTCGAGGTGCTCCATTCCCCGCTGACCACCCACATCCGCTACCGCCGCGTCAGCTGA
- a CDS encoding DivIVA domain-containing protein has product MAQVYRSGRLYGTPTRLTPHEVRTRAFAPRRRGVDPDQVRDFQAEVADELNALHQQMSLLSEENDRLKRALRDWQTRHARECRPPNAGHW; this is encoded by the coding sequence GTGGCCCAGGTGTATCGCTCCGGCCGGCTCTACGGGACCCCCACCCGGTTGACCCCGCACGAGGTGCGGACCCGCGCGTTCGCGCCGCGTCGGCGCGGCGTCGACCCCGATCAGGTACGCGACTTCCAGGCCGAGGTGGCCGACGAACTGAACGCCCTCCACCAGCAGATGAGCCTGCTCAGCGAGGAGAACGACCGGCTCAAGCGGGCGCTGCGCGACTGGCAGACCAGGCACGCCCGCGAGTGCCGCCCGCCGAACGCCGGCCACTGGTAG
- a CDS encoding winged helix-turn-helix domain-containing protein, whose amino-acid sequence MPESAGYLRIADDVIADVRSGKLRPGDRLPSVADTRAVYGVSYGTVQLAYVRLEALRVIRRQQGKGVFVTDPKTWMREP is encoded by the coding sequence ATGCCCGAATCAGCCGGATATCTACGCATCGCCGACGACGTGATCGCTGACGTCAGGTCGGGAAAGCTCAGGCCAGGCGACCGGTTGCCGTCTGTTGCCGATACGCGCGCGGTCTATGGCGTCAGCTATGGGACCGTGCAGTTGGCCTACGTCCGTCTCGAAGCCCTACGGGTGATCCGGCGGCAGCAGGGCAAGGGTGTCTTCGTCACCGATCCGAAGACCTGGATGCGGGAGCCGTAG
- a CDS encoding AAA domain-containing protein: protein MRAALTAADAVRAAARLAATGGTDLATAWRALAEADDALAVAVGTAMRHRATSARRWTPEARRAAGGLGGALRAGRNRRWELLAGLDARALVRALPLWVGTVADVEDLLPPVAGMFDLVVLDEAAHIDQVRAAPVLARARHALVAGDPRQLRFVSFVADVDVTTTLRRHGLEHCADRLDVRRASAFDVATGAAPVSWLGEHHRSVPHLIGFSARRFYDDRLELVTRHPRNERADVIDVVTVADAGVSDGVNAAEVSAALDVVRALAADAPTGGIAVVSPFRAQADALEAALLAAYDVAEIERLGLRSGTVHAFQGSEADVVVASLGLVDTDPPARHRFVADPNLFNVLVTRARRRLTVVTSLRSAEGLVGDYLAYAGQPPPVAPDVAPTDGWTAAVAQELRRLGVPVRAGYPVGRWRVDLCVGAGADAVGVICGVHPEGVAAHVERQRTLSRAGWRLVDVYASRWSDDPIRAALDLTARLTRP from the coding sequence TTGCGGGCGGCCCTGACCGCGGCGGACGCGGTGCGGGCGGCGGCCCGGCTCGCCGCGACCGGCGGCACCGACCTGGCGACCGCCTGGCGGGCCCTGGCCGAGGCGGACGACGCGCTCGCCGTCGCCGTCGGCACGGCGATGCGGCACCGGGCGACCAGCGCGCGCCGCTGGACCCCGGAGGCACGACGCGCCGCCGGCGGGCTGGGCGGGGCGCTGCGGGCCGGCCGCAACCGGCGCTGGGAACTGCTCGCCGGCCTGGACGCCCGAGCGCTGGTGCGGGCGCTGCCGCTCTGGGTGGGTACGGTCGCCGACGTGGAGGACCTGCTGCCGCCGGTGGCCGGGATGTTCGACCTGGTGGTGCTGGACGAAGCGGCGCACATCGACCAGGTGCGGGCCGCGCCGGTGCTGGCCCGGGCCCGGCACGCGCTGGTCGCCGGGGACCCCCGCCAGCTCCGGTTCGTCTCGTTCGTCGCCGACGTGGACGTGACCACCACGCTGCGCCGGCACGGCCTGGAACACTGCGCCGACCGGCTGGACGTGCGCCGCGCCAGCGCGTTCGACGTGGCGACCGGCGCGGCGCCGGTCAGCTGGCTCGGCGAACACCACCGTTCGGTGCCGCACCTGATCGGCTTCTCCGCCCGCCGGTTCTACGACGACCGACTGGAACTGGTGACCCGGCACCCCCGCAACGAACGCGCCGACGTCATCGACGTGGTGACCGTCGCCGACGCAGGCGTCAGCGACGGCGTCAACGCCGCCGAGGTGTCCGCCGCGCTCGACGTGGTCCGGGCGCTCGCCGCCGACGCCCCGACGGGCGGGATCGCGGTGGTCAGCCCGTTCCGGGCCCAGGCCGACGCGCTGGAGGCGGCGCTGCTGGCCGCGTACGACGTGGCCGAGATCGAACGGCTCGGGCTGCGCTCCGGCACGGTGCACGCGTTCCAGGGCAGCGAGGCGGACGTGGTGGTGGCGTCGCTGGGGCTGGTCGACACCGACCCGCCGGCCCGGCACCGGTTCGTCGCCGACCCGAACCTGTTCAACGTGCTGGTCACCCGGGCCCGCCGCCGGCTGACCGTGGTCACCTCGCTGCGCTCCGCCGAGGGCCTGGTCGGCGACTACCTGGCGTACGCGGGACAACCGCCGCCCGTCGCGCCGGACGTGGCACCGACCGACGGGTGGACCGCCGCGGTGGCGCAGGAGCTGCGCCGGCTGGGCGTGCCGGTCCGGGCGGGCTATCCCGTCGGACGGTGGCGGGTCGACCTCTGCGTCGGTGCGGGCGCGGACGCGGTGGGGGTGATCTGCGGGGTGCATCCCGAGGGGGTGGCCGCCCATGTGGAGCGGCAGCGAACGCTGAGCCGCGCGGGGTGGCGTCTGGTGGACGTGTACGCCAGCCGCTGGTCCGACGACCCGATCCGGGCGGCCCTGGACCTCACCGCCCGCCTCACCCGCCCGTGA
- a CDS encoding M23 family metallopeptidase, with amino-acid sequence MSVPLSAARWRVLALVTALVVAAGTLVGAHPAQAARPGFRMPFLCGQTWLGSNWDGHSPAHSIDWNHYDANGTPDDYGRRVLASAGGTVLESYYSTTTGYGNTIVIGHGDGWRTRYAHLSERLVAEGDTVHTGTVIGKVGASSAKYDLSPHLHYEQIHDGSVVVSVVQGVTWSDFLKRNQTSTNSC; translated from the coding sequence ATGTCCGTACCGCTCTCGGCGGCCCGCTGGCGCGTCCTCGCGCTGGTCACCGCCCTCGTCGTCGCCGCCGGCACGCTGGTGGGGGCGCATCCCGCGCAGGCGGCCCGGCCGGGCTTCCGGATGCCGTTCCTGTGCGGCCAGACCTGGCTCGGCAGCAACTGGGACGGCCACAGCCCGGCCCACTCGATCGACTGGAACCACTACGACGCCAACGGCACCCCCGACGACTACGGCCGTCGCGTCCTCGCCAGCGCCGGCGGCACGGTGCTGGAGTCGTACTACTCGACCACCACGGGCTACGGCAACACGATCGTCATCGGGCACGGCGACGGCTGGCGCACCCGGTACGCCCACCTCAGCGAGCGCCTCGTCGCCGAGGGCGACACCGTGCACACGGGAACGGTGATCGGCAAGGTCGGCGCGTCCTCGGCGAAGTACGACCTCTCGCCGCACCTGCACTACGAGCAGATCCACGACGGCAGCGTCGTCGTCTCGGTCGTCCAGGGGGTCACCTGGTCCGACTTCCTCAAGCGCAACCAGACCAGCACCAACAGCTGCTGA